The Glycine soja cultivar W05 chromosome 9, ASM419377v2, whole genome shotgun sequence sequence atttcCATCTGGATGACATATTGAATACTTATTACATATACTTGAAGAGGTTACAGGCATTAAAGAGAAACACATTTATCCTAAATGAAATAACTAAGATTTTTTTGCATACTTTTCATTTTCTGTAATCTGTGCATGATGGGAAACCAAACCCCTAAAGGAAAAGGCATCTTAATGTGAAAAAAAAGTAGACTTGTCTACACAAGTCACCCTAAACATCAAAAGACAATCGGTACAGGGAGCATTGAAAGGTTTTACCCTGGTAAAATATAAATGTGATAATCAAAGATTCTAAGAGCTATTTTAAGATCTAAACATACATCAGCAGGGTTGTAATCAGTTACAACAGCCTCATAGAAGTGGTTATCTTCAGGCCACCTAGTCCAAACTTTCTTCCCAATCAATGGATCAAAGGCAGCTGCTTCAGCAGGCACATTAGACGCAAGAGCACTAGAACTGCGATTTGCAAAATGCCTGCCGCCAGTAGGTCCAGCAGAAGTATACTGTACAGACTTCACTGAAGATAAAGCAGGCAATGATTGACCCTGGTACCAAAATTGGtggaaattaaaaatcaaatggaCATCAATATATCTTTCATTTTGTACAACTcaagtaaaaaatttaagtgCAATGCAATTATGGATTTTGACCTCTGGATCCTAAAGCACCACCTACAATTGAAGCACTGAATATGAACACAAAAATGTGCTGTTAAAGTCATCACATAGTATATAAGAGTACCGAATGGGATGTCTTCTGCTTTTTTCGGGAAGCTGAAACAGTTGGACTAGGTAAAATGTCATGACCAGGCTGAGATGTGCTGCGCCTTGCAGGTTGGTAACAGCCAGTTTGTCTCCACTCCCTGACGGCATTTTTCATTACATAACTTTGTAAGGGTAGAAGCAGAAAAACTGccgaaataattttttctacacTATTGCAACTATTCAAATAGTTCAATACCTAATGCGGTGAATTATTTCATCAGAGTTAACCCTGGTAAGAAGCTCTCTGTGTTCATCATCTGAAACCCTCAACTCTTTTCTAAGCTCAGTTATCAAACCTTCCTTCTCCtgatgaatatataaaataaaataaggaggTAAATCTTCAACACTGGAAAATacaaagataacaaaaaaatacatagAGGGAACTAAAGATATATATACCCAAGTAAGAGCATCGGACTGAGCTTTGAAAGCACGCAAGACAGCAGAGTAAGCTTCCTGTTCAAGTAGATGAATTTGAGCCTCCATGTCACAATGCAATTTCGAGTGCGGAATAGAAGCTACAGAAGATTTTTCATTGCCAGTAACACTGCTACCTCTCAGAACTCTATTTTGATCTGAGGGAGAATCAATACCTGAAATCATTTTATGCAAAAGGAACTTAATATAAGAAGCAACAATGACATGTTTCCAAGTTCAAGTTTTGTTAAAGATATTGATTTGCGCATTGGAAGAGAAGATTTTATAAGTGAATGCTGATTACACAAATTATTTCTTGGTTCTAGAAACAGAGGACTCTTCACTTATTAAATGTTCTTTTACAATTTTGTCAATGGTCATGCACAATCAATTATCTTTCCCACCTTCCTCCGTTCAATCTATTTCATTTTCACTTTCAAGTTTATTTAACAATTTGAGAAACTCTAAAATGATTGATACTGGATTTCCAAGTTTTGACAAAGCATATTGTCTAAAAGTATGATTCAATTTACAAGCATATGAAAATTACTGCCAGAAAATTTGAGCAGGCTTCAATGCATTCAAAGTTCACACACCAACTACTTTACAATGAAAATTTTTTGATGGGGCGGagttcaaaagataaaaatatgatCCAAGCACAAAGTTCTGGAAAATATCTTTAGAAGTATCATGCATTAGGTTTGCAATTTGCAGTTTGAAACTTCTAGTACCCTGCAGTATCTCAATTAAAACATATAGGAATGATACCCAATGGCAAGTTAGCCGAACATAaccttcattttatatttaggaGTAGTTGTTTCAAGTTATCAAGAAAGATTCCTGGGAATGTGAACTTGGGAATATCACATTCCCATGTTTGctaaaaattttgtaaaaatatttccaaGAATAGTTGATTCCCAAGAATATGAAGTACATGTTTCTGTTACTTCTAGTTCCCATGCTAAGTGCTTCTGTTACTTCTTATTCACATGCTAAGAGGAGGGATCTTGCATTCCCGTGGAAATGGAAGTTATTCTCTACAATAACTACCTATCCCCACTTCTTTCTTCACATTActtatttcacttttattttttcattttttaatcaaacaaattttattttattctataaaattccAAAAGACAACCAAACATGTTCATGAGAATAATATTCCCAGGCATAACATTTCTAGGAATATAATATAATTCCCAGGAATACAATTTTATAACTTGAAACAAATGCCTCCTTATCAACTTCCTTGATCAATTAGCACACACACTACATGCCACCAACAAAAAAACGATCCCACTAAGAATTTCCCTTCCATAACCTATGCTAGCAAATTCCAATTTCATGAATTCATGTAAATACCAAGCAAATAATTCCTATTGATTGCACACTTAGTTCAAGTTTTGTCCCTTCACCACCAACTAGCACATTCTCAGTATCCCCACACCACCAAAAACTGACCTCACTAACAATTTGTCCACAGTAATACACGCTACCATGTTCTATCTTCGTACATTTACCAATTATTAATTACATACTCAATACCAGCCTATTTGGATAACTATCATCACAAATCTATACACATAATTGACATTAACAATTATACACAAACCAGCAGAAAAATCCACGCACCCTCTAATAGAATTTTGTTTCATCTTCTGAAAGTGCCAATGCAAGCAAAAGAAGGGGCTAAACTAAAACCCTAGCTGCACATTGCGTACATCAATGTCACAGTACCCAATTTCAGTAAAGtcccaaaaaaacaaattatcttCAACATAAAACAACGACCAATTGAGAAACTATTGACCCCCTCTCGTCCACAACAATTTCAGAATcgctaaataaaataacaaaaaaaaaacaatctttTATTTTCGCACAACATATCCGACAGGTTCTAAGtgatgagaaaaaagaaaaccctAGAACGTTATTTCGATGTAGTACGAGGAGAAAGGGCAACGGGACTCACCGGTTTTATGGGGGAATTTGACACAGTGCGTAAATATAGCGCAATGGGTCAGAGATGTGAGAGAGTGGAGAAGAAGTGCTGCGAAGCGCGTTTCGGTTAGAGAAAAGAAAGTCGAAGGTTTTGGAGAAGAAAATgggttttagtttttagtttgagagagagaaagggacaGAGTCAGAAGGTGTTGTGTTGTTTGTACCTCGTACGAGTATTAAATAGAAGAGTCGAGTCGAGTCGACACAAAATGTGAACAGAGAAATAGATTTGGTTTTGCcgttttggtttggttcaagggaACCGATGCAACGATGGGGAGAAGAAGTTGGGTGGGTATTGTAccttttcataatttatttatagagaaaaggATGGAAAATTGTAAATATGGTAAGTGATATAATTTGTCAAGCCAATAAAATTGATAAGGATAAATTCGTATCTTTACATGAACACGTTTCAAATGTTATTGTCAATGTGAAATCTTTTTTgtgtatgatttttaaatgttCAATGAGCAGTGAGACATGTCTTACTTCTAAGATTCCTTCTAGCATGGGAAAGCAAAGTAGGTGTTTCACTCTGCGAAAATTGAGTGGACCTTCAGATAAGCTCTGGGTATGAGAGGTGAAACAATAGCATGTGGTCTCATACATAgctgattttataaaataatagaaaaaattgaaaataatgtgTACTCCatgatagaaaaaaattgaaaataatgtgCATTGGGCAATTATGTCTTTACGCATATTCCTTTTGTCATTTTGTGATCCCCTTCCATGTTTTGCGATCTGATTTTAATTCATGtgtaattgatattttataagaagTGTGTGGGAGAAAGGGTGTCCTTAATTTTTGTTACttgaaatttgtattttttacaattcctaTCATTACAAAATTTGTTGTACTccattattttgttaattttttaaaacttgtggtaattatttatactatcattttaaaattaactatttcttatatttgtatccacttaattgtttttcattaaaatttggagagaaaataattaagagtatataggaaataaataattaatgcatttttaattataaaagggTGTTATAAAAGAggacaaacaaatttttaaaagtgatttgaCAATTAGGAATAGAGGGAATATATGTGTAGTCCATGAACGCTCAATAATTGATTGAacaaaatgttttgttttaatgaggTCAGTAAATAGTTGGTACTTACCATTAGCTGCTATTCTCCATTTGAAAATTCTTCGCCCGTCCTTATTCTCGTTCCCTCTTCCCCATGCCCTCTATCTCTTTTGTCCCTATTCTCCTTTTCTTCCCCTTCTATGACCTTAAACCCTAAGcatgttttgttttaatgaggTCAATAAATAGTTGGGACTTACCATTAGCTGCTACCAATATTTGTATTGACCCGTACCTAGTTGCAAAAAGATCATTTTGCCTCCATTTGAAAATTCTTCACCCGTCCTTATTCTCATCCCCTCTTCCCCATGCCCTCTATCTCTTTTGCCCATATTCTCCTTTTCTTCCCTTTCtacaaccctaaaccctaaatcacGATATCGAAGtttaaaaaaagaggaaaatcaaatacACTACAAATAGAGAGATAAGAaaggataattttgaaaaacacaaTTGGATACACAATGTTATGTTGCCTACCTCGATCAACAGCCTAGTTGG is a genomic window containing:
- the LOC114367934 gene encoding protein EMSY-LIKE 1-like isoform X1, whose translation is MEAQIHLLEQEAYSAVLRAFKAQSDALTWEKEGLITELRKELRVSDDEHRELLTRVNSDEIIHRIREWRQTGCYQPARRSTSQPGHDILPSPTVSASRKKQKTSHSGQSLPALSSVKSVQYTSAGPTGGRHFANRSSSALASNVPAEAAAFDPLIGKKVWTRWPEDNHFYEAVVTDYNPADISPEDIRWEGEDPGVLHRGGHGGQGRGGRKFFGHGGDSLGAGRGRGHPRFQARQEFLPPQNGIGRRVLDDIELLNTDSLVKEVERIFASSPPDSMELEKAKQMLKEHEQALVDAIARIADASDGESDGEQPFLQHGQLMERG
- the LOC114367934 gene encoding protein EMSY-LIKE 1-like isoform X2 yields the protein MEAQIHLLEQEAYSAVLRAFKAQSDALTWEKEGLITELRKELRVSDDEHRELLTRVNSDEIIHRIREWRQTGCYQPARRSTSQPGHDILPSPTVSASRKKQKTSHSGQSLPALSSVKSVQYTSAGPTGGRHFANRSSSALASNVPAEAAAFDPLIGKKVWTRWPEDNHFYEAVVTDYNPADGRHALVYDINKVNETWEWVDLKEISPEDIRWEGEDPGVLHRGGHGGQGRGGRKFFGHGGDSLGAGRGRGHPRFQARQEFLPPQNGIGRRVLDDIELLNTDSLVKEVERIFASSPPDSMELEKAKQMLKEHEQALVDAIARIADASDGESDGEQPFLQHGQLMERG